A single window of Eucalyptus grandis isolate ANBG69807.140 chromosome 1, ASM1654582v1, whole genome shotgun sequence DNA harbors:
- the LOC104433059 gene encoding transcription factor bHLH157 isoform X6 produces MDLLATMCFEEWLEYVQVGFQTILLLPALPHGVLQLGSFEAVAEDIATVADLTERLVSLQPDFSHSLSSIMNHGRQDHSIPFCVVDDVDESLNITGSLAFKTKSEGLCGNFEANCSMLSLVQVRPLSEIQEDEWENITCVLAASPSKVSTPPIGSANQSERMDNDDFGFSCAEEKLHAFDKCYISGGLGDFCDGMEDYFTASDFASLPFGDNDVENIKNENIVNMSNCSMNFELDEAPEPTLLWPSEFSVDSFFPDMRVIPSSCLTENQDILDGNKPFAGESRRYPPKDEDEHLFGSLVSNLYDYPDGNSPNKSNIITSSTGQPQQIFTSLRTKRKSEESCLSGDFASHITPAAFISRNMRKETSSDSLTSDKSMLSTVTDKEQRKRGSLHERAKGKKKTINGSKRKGRPGDNQRPRPRDRQLIQDRVNELRDLVPNGSKCSIDALLDQTIKHMQFLRGATNRAEKLKKWVPPVDSGRNRWRALEIDTDSRGGASWALEIGGELQVCPIVVEDLEDPGLMLIEMLCNEQGLFLDIAQVLQRLELTILKGVTEKDSGNTWACFIVEASKDFQRIDIFWPLMQLLQQRRNTIPT; encoded by the exons ATGGATTTGCTGGCAACCATGTGCTTCGAGGAATGGTTGGAATATGTGCAAGTTGGTTTTCAA ACTATTCTCCTGTTACCTGCTCTTCCACACGGGGTCTTGCAACTAGGCTCCTTTGAAGCG GTTGCTGAGGACATAGCGACTGTTGCTGATCTCACAGAGAGATTAGTCTCACTTCAACCTGATTTTAGCCATTCTCTAAGTTCCATTATGAACCATGGCCGGCAGGATCATTCAATCCCATTCTGCGTTGTAGATGATGTGGATGAGTCATTGAACATAACTGGCAGCCTGGCTTTTAAAACAAAATCTGAAGGGTTATGTGGCAATTTTGAGGCGAATTGCAGCATGCTAAGTCTTGTACAAGTTCGGCCTCTGTCAGAAATTCAAGAAGATGAATGGGAAAATATAACTTGTGTCTTGGCAGCCAGTCCTTCCAAAGTGTCAACTCCCCCAATTGGATCTGCGAACCAGTCAGAAAGGATGGACAATGATGATTTTGGATTCTCTTGTGCAGAGGAAAAATTGCATGCCTTCGACAAATGTTACATCTCAGGCGGTTTAGGTGACTTTTGTGATGGCATGGAGGACTACTTCACTGCTAGCGACTTTGCGAGCCTACCATTTGGAGACAATGATGTTGAGAATATAAAGAATGAGAACATAGTCAACATGTCTAACTGCTCCATGAACTTTGAACTAGATGAAGCTCCTGAACCAACTTTATTGTGGCCAAGTGAATTTTCAGTGGATTCGTTTTTTCCAGATATGCGTGTGATTCCAAGCTCTTGTTTGACTGAGAATCAAGATATTCTTGATGGCAACAAGCCGTTTGCTGGGGAATCTAGGAGATACCCTCCCAAGGATGAAGACGAGCATCTCTTTGGATCTTTAGTCAGCAACTTATATGACTATCCTGATGGTAATTCACCAAATAAATCCAACATCATCACATCTTCAACCGGTCAACCGCAgcaaatttttacttctttgAGAACAAAAAGGAAGTCTGAAGAAAGCTGCCTCAGTGGAGATTTTGCAAGCCACATAACTCCAGCTGCATTCATCTCTAGGAATATGCGTAAAGAAACTTCCAGTGATTCCTTAACTTCAGATAAAAGCATGCTGAGTACAGTCACTGATAAAGAGCAGCGGAAGAGAGGATCCCTTCATGAACGGgccaaggggaagaagaagacaatcaaCGGTagcaaaagaaagggaagacCAGGTGATAACCAGAGGCCAAGACCAAGGGATAGACAGTTGATTCAGGACAGAGTAAACGAACTTAGGGACCTCGTCCCAAATGGTTCAAAG TGCAGCATAGATGCCCTTCTAGATCAAACAATCAAGCACATGCAGTTCTTAAGAGGTGCAACCAATCGGGCAGAGAAGTTGAAGAAGTGGGTGCCTCCAGTG GACTCCGGACGGAACAGATGGAGAGCACTTGAAATCGACACTGATTCCCGGGGTGGAGCTAGTTGGGCTCTTGAAATAGGAGGTGAACTCCAGGTATGCCCTATAGTGGTGGAAGACCTGGAAGACCCAGGACTAATGCTTATTGAG ATGCTATGCAATGAGCAAGGGCTCTTTCTGGACATTGCTCAGGTGCTTCAACGCCTAGAATTGACCATCCTAAAGGGTGTTACAGAGAAAGATTCCGGCAATACCTGGGCCTGCTTCATTGTTGAG GCCTCCAAGGATTTCCAGAGAATAGACATATTCTGGCCTTTGATGCAGCTTCTGCAGCAACGAAGGAATACCATTCCAACATGA